From the genome of Rhodospirillaceae bacterium, one region includes:
- the gatC gene encoding Asp-tRNA(Asn)/Glu-tRNA(Gln) amidotransferase subunit GatC has translation MSLDNETVKNIANLARIKVGDDKLDHLAGELSAILSWVEQLNGVDTEGVEPLASVVDVTLPLRTDVVSDGDCRDKVLANGPETEDGFYAVPKVVE, from the coding sequence ATGTCGCTGGATAATGAAACCGTTAAAAACATCGCCAATCTGGCCAGAATCAAGGTCGGGGATGACAAACTGGACCATTTGGCCGGGGAACTTTCGGCCATCTTAAGCTGGGTTGAACAGCTTAACGGTGTTGATACCGAAGGTGTCGAACCACTGGCCAGCGTCGTCGATGTGACCTTGCCGCTGCGCACAGATGTGGTCAGCGATGGCGACTGCCGTGACAAGGTGCTGGCCAATGGGCCGGAGACTGAAGATGGCTTCTACGCCGTTCCCAAAGTAGTCGAGTAG
- the topA gene encoding type I DNA topoisomerase, with protein sequence MNVVIVESPAKAKTINKYLGSEFTVLASYGHVRDLPSKDGSVRPDEDFAMNWEIDARSQKQIKEISAAVKKADNLFLATDPDREGEAISWHVLDVLEKKKLLKDVEVKRVVFNEITKSAILEAFEHPRDLDLPLIDAYLARRALDYLVGFTLSPVLWRKLPGSRSAGRVQSVALRLICERETEIELFQPQEYWSIKAGFNTPTDAPFKASLTHLNGEKLDKMSIANEDHAKRAVATIEAADFTVNKVERKQSRRNPAAPFTTSTLQQDASRKLYFTTKRTMQVAQRLYEGFNIDGEQVGLITYMRTDGVQISNEAISAARDLIGGSFGADYLPASPRIYKTKAKNAQEAHEAVRPTDFKRKPADVAQYLDDDQRKLYELIWKRTVASQMEAAVMDQVAADLTSPDGQTTLRATGSVIAFDGFLKVYQDSDDKKSDDDKDRILPDMNEGDAMTRTSVEPDQHFTQPPPRYSEASLVKTMEELGIGRPSTYSSIISVLQDRNYVILDKRRFQPDDRGRLVTAFLSSFFAKYVEYNFTAELEEKLDDISGGRIAWKDVLREFWDSFSKAVEGTKELRVRDVLDNLNELLGPHFFHDNGDGKDPRACPSCEDGQLSLKLGKFGAFIGCSNYSDCRYTRPLVVSDEDGAGIADAGPVVLGKDPATDLDVSLRKGPYGNYVQLGEVEEIGEGKKKKKTKPKRASLPRGLPPGDVDFDKAMGLLALPRDIGIWPETGDMIQAGLGRFGPYLKYSGLFLSLKGDDDVLTIGINRAIDLIEAAPKKDPPKVLGDHPKSKKPVSIKSGRWGPFVSHGMVRANIPKGTDADTLSLEDAIALVDAKAANGKGGKKKAAAKKKPAKKKAAKKKAPEKDAAARSDQV encoded by the coding sequence ATGAACGTCGTCATTGTCGAATCACCGGCCAAGGCCAAAACAATCAACAAATATCTGGGTTCGGAATTTACCGTCCTTGCCAGTTATGGCCATGTTCGTGACTTGCCCTCCAAGGATGGCTCGGTACGCCCGGACGAAGATTTCGCGATGAATTGGGAAATCGACGCCAGATCACAAAAGCAAATCAAGGAAATTTCCGCCGCCGTCAAAAAAGCCGATAACCTGTTTCTGGCCACTGACCCGGACCGTGAAGGCGAAGCCATTTCCTGGCATGTGCTGGACGTTCTGGAAAAAAAGAAATTGTTGAAGGACGTAGAGGTCAAGCGCGTCGTCTTCAACGAAATCACCAAGAGCGCCATCCTTGAGGCTTTTGAGCATCCGCGTGATCTGGACTTGCCGTTGATTGACGCTTACCTGGCGCGCCGAGCGCTCGATTATCTGGTCGGCTTTACCTTATCGCCGGTTTTGTGGCGCAAACTGCCCGGTTCACGTTCCGCCGGGCGTGTGCAATCGGTTGCCTTGCGTTTGATTTGCGAGCGCGAGACCGAAATCGAACTTTTCCAGCCACAGGAATACTGGTCGATCAAAGCCGGATTCAACACCCCCACCGACGCGCCCTTCAAAGCCTCTCTCACCCACCTTAATGGTGAGAAACTGGACAAGATGTCCATTGCCAATGAAGACCATGCCAAGCGGGCCGTCGCCACCATCGAAGCGGCTGACTTTACGGTTAACAAGGTCGAGCGCAAACAATCCAGGCGCAATCCGGCGGCTCCGTTTACCACCTCGACCTTGCAGCAGGACGCCTCGCGCAAGCTGTATTTCACCACCAAGCGAACCATGCAGGTCGCCCAGCGCCTTTATGAAGGTTTCAATATCGATGGCGAACAGGTCGGCCTGATTACCTATATGCGAACTGACGGCGTGCAAATATCCAACGAAGCGATCAGCGCGGCCCGCGACCTGATTGGCGGCTCCTTCGGCGCAGACTATCTGCCCGCAAGCCCGCGTATCTATAAGACCAAGGCGAAAAACGCCCAGGAGGCCCATGAAGCGGTGCGTCCGACAGACTTCAAACGCAAACCCGCCGATGTCGCCCAGTATCTTGATGATGACCAGCGCAAGCTCTACGAGCTGATCTGGAAGCGCACTGTCGCCAGTCAGATGGAAGCCGCCGTCATGGACCAGGTCGCGGCAGACCTGACCTCGCCAGACGGGCAGACAACCCTGCGCGCAACCGGTTCAGTCATTGCCTTTGATGGCTTCCTGAAAGTCTATCAAGATAGCGACGACAAGAAATCCGATGACGACAAGGACCGCATCCTTCCCGATATGAATGAAGGCGATGCCATGACCCGCACGTCTGTCGAACCTGATCAGCACTTTACCCAGCCGCCGCCGCGTTATTCTGAAGCCTCGTTGGTCAAGACCATGGAAGAGCTTGGCATCGGCAGACCCTCGACCTATTCGTCGATCATTTCCGTGCTTCAGGATCGCAACTACGTGATCCTGGACAAGCGCCGTTTCCAGCCCGATGACCGGGGCCGCCTTGTTACCGCTTTCCTGAGCAGCTTTTTCGCAAAATACGTGGAATACAACTTCACCGCCGAGCTGGAAGAAAAGCTCGACGATATTTCCGGCGGTCGCATTGCCTGGAAAGACGTGTTGCGCGAATTCTGGGACTCTTTCTCGAAAGCCGTTGAGGGCACCAAGGAACTCAGGGTCCGCGATGTTCTGGACAATCTCAATGAACTGCTGGGGCCACATTTCTTCCATGACAATGGCGATGGCAAAGATCCACGCGCCTGCCCGTCATGCGAGGACGGTCAGCTAAGCCTGAAACTCGGCAAGTTTGGTGCCTTCATAGGCTGTTCCAACTATTCCGACTGCCGCTACACCCGCCCCCTTGTGGTCAGTGACGAAGACGGCGCAGGGATTGCTGACGCCGGGCCTGTGGTACTTGGCAAAGACCCGGCAACCGACCTTGATGTCTCGCTACGCAAAGGCCCTTACGGCAATTACGTACAATTGGGCGAAGTTGAAGAAATTGGCGAGGGCAAAAAGAAGAAGAAAACCAAACCGAAACGGGCCTCGCTGCCACGCGGTTTGCCGCCCGGAGATGTCGATTTTGACAAGGCGATGGGCCTTTTGGCGCTACCCCGCGACATCGGTATCTGGCCGGAAACCGGCGACATGATCCAGGCCGGACTCGGGCGTTTTGGGCCTTATCTGAAATACAGCGGGCTTTTCCTGTCTCTTAAAGGCGATGATGACGTCCTCACCATCGGCATCAACCGGGCCATTGACCTGATTGAGGCTGCGCCGAAGAAAGACCCGCCCAAGGTGCTTGGCGATCATCCAAAAAGTAAAAAACCGGTGAGCATCAAAAGTGGGCGCTGGGGACCGTTTGTCTCCCACGGTATGGTCCGCGCTAATATTCCCAAGGGCACCGATGCCGATACCTTAAGCCTTGAGGACGCCATCGCCCTTGTTGATGCCAAGGCCGCAAACGGCAAAGGCGGCAAGAAGAAGGCGGCAGCAAAAAAGAAACCTGCCAAAAAGAAGGCTGCGAAAAAGAAAGCTCCTGAAAAAGACGCCGCCGCCAGATCGGATCAGGTTTGA
- a CDS encoding AEC family transporter: protein MIAIFSALAPVFLMIALGYILKNRALISDGFWAPAEKMTFYAFFPALLLINTAKADFGDIAVTPIIWASASGVLIISGLTLWMRPRLGIDGPAFTSVFQGTIRPNVYLGIAAAVALYDSAGLTLISVCIAVLVPLVNILSVIVLVRHAAHNEEIPGWSQTLGPVARNPLILACGVGIILNVTGIGGPPLISPFLEILGRAALPIGLLAVGAGLDFDAMARAGKTVGLTTATKVIALPAVTFVTCHLFGVSGLSLTITVLYASLPVSATSYVLARQMGGDTALLAATITATTVAAMITMPLAVLLLS, encoded by the coding sequence ATGATCGCCATTTTTTCCGCCCTCGCCCCTGTGTTCCTGATGATTGCGCTTGGCTATATTCTTAAAAATCGCGCCCTGATCAGCGACGGCTTTTGGGCTCCCGCCGAAAAAATGACCTTCTATGCTTTCTTTCCGGCGTTGCTGCTGATCAACACGGCAAAGGCGGATTTTGGCGACATCGCCGTCACCCCGATAATTTGGGCCAGCGCCTCCGGCGTGCTCATTATTTCCGGGCTGACCCTGTGGATGCGGCCAAGGCTGGGGATCGATGGCCCGGCCTTTACATCCGTCTTTCAGGGCACCATTCGACCCAATGTCTATCTGGGGATCGCCGCCGCCGTCGCCCTGTACGACAGCGCCGGGCTGACCCTGATCAGTGTCTGCATCGCAGTTCTGGTTCCACTGGTCAATATCCTCAGCGTTATTGTTCTGGTCCGTCACGCAGCCCATAACGAAGAGATACCCGGCTGGTCGCAAACATTGGGTCCGGTCGCGCGCAATCCCCTCATCCTGGCCTGCGGGGTCGGCATCATTCTCAACGTAACCGGCATCGGCGGGCCGCCATTAATCAGTCCATTCCTGGAAATCCTTGGCCGCGCCGCCCTGCCCATCGGCTTGCTTGCGGTTGGCGCCGGGCTTGATTTTGATGCCATGGCCCGGGCAGGGAAGACCGTCGGGCTGACCACAGCAACCAAAGTTATTGCCTTGCCTGCCGTCACCTTTGTGACCTGCCATTTGTTTGGAGTCAGCGGTTTGTCGCTGACAATCACCGTTCTTTATGCGTCGCTACCGGTTTCGGCCACATCATACGTGCTGGCCCGCCAGATGGGTGGCGATACGGCCCTGCTCGCCGCCACCATTACCGCAACAACCGTGGCGGCGATGATCACCATGCCGCTGGCCGTTCTGTTGCTTAGTTAG
- the pyrC gene encoding dihydroorotase, whose protein sequence is MISDFGPDLFSGGVPEDITTIDCQGHCLMPGLVDIRVQLREPGEEYKGTLESAGHAATAGGVTSMVCLPNTNPVIDDMSVLEFVARRARKLGLAKVYPYGAVTKGLKGEELAEIGLLSESGALAFTDGIKPVSDAQIMRRALSYASNFGQMIIQHAEEPSLARGGVMNAGETATRLGLGGIPREAEIIMVERDIRLAEMSGGRLHFAHLSTAEAIDVVRKAKARDLNISCDTAPPYFALSEIAVGDYRTFAKLSPPLRAEEDRLAVIEGLKDGTIDAIASDHAPHDEESKRLPFAQAAFGGVGLETLLPVTLGLFHGGHMGLLAALALITNAPADLLGLKAGRLEKGAAADLTLIDLDRGRKIDADKMHSISKNSPFDGHLVQGLVLKTFVDGRTVFEHDA, encoded by the coding sequence ATGATCAGCGATTTTGGCCCGGATCTGTTTTCCGGGGGTGTGCCCGAAGATATCACCACCATCGACTGTCAGGGTCACTGCCTGATGCCGGGACTGGTCGATATCCGCGTGCAGTTGCGTGAACCCGGCGAGGAATACAAAGGCACCCTGGAATCGGCGGGGCACGCGGCAACGGCGGGCGGCGTCACCTCCATGGTTTGTTTGCCCAACACCAATCCGGTGATCGACGATATGTCAGTGCTGGAATTTGTTGCCAGACGGGCCCGTAAACTGGGGCTCGCAAAAGTCTACCCCTACGGCGCCGTAACAAAGGGTCTGAAGGGCGAGGAGCTTGCCGAAATCGGCTTGCTGTCGGAATCCGGGGCGCTGGCCTTCACCGATGGCATCAAGCCCGTCAGTGACGCGCAAATCATGCGTCGCGCCTTAAGTTATGCATCGAATTTCGGTCAGATGATTATCCAGCACGCCGAAGAACCAAGCCTGGCCCGTGGAGGCGTTATGAACGCTGGCGAGACGGCAACACGGCTGGGCCTTGGCGGTATTCCACGGGAAGCAGAAATCATCATGGTCGAACGTGACATCCGCCTCGCCGAGATGAGCGGCGGCAGACTTCACTTCGCCCACTTATCAACGGCTGAAGCCATCGACGTGGTCAGAAAAGCCAAGGCCCGCGATCTTAACATCAGCTGTGACACCGCCCCGCCCTACTTTGCCTTAAGCGAGATCGCCGTTGGTGATTACCGAACCTTTGCCAAGCTGTCGCCGCCACTGCGTGCCGAAGAAGATCGACTGGCGGTTATTGAAGGCTTGAAGGACGGCACCATCGATGCCATTGCGTCCGATCACGCCCCCCATGACGAGGAATCCAAGCGCTTGCCCTTCGCCCAGGCGGCTTTCGGCGGTGTTGGCCTTGAAACCCTGCTACCTGTGACATTGGGGCTCTTTCATGGTGGCCACATGGGCCTGCTTGCCGCCCTGGCACTGATCACCAACGCCCCGGCTGATCTTCTTGGCCTTAAAGCCGGACGGCTGGAAAAAGGTGCAGCCGCCGACCTGACCCTGATTGACCTCGATCGCGGCCGGAAAATTGACGCCGACAAGATGCACAGTATTTCCAAGAACTCACCATTTGACGGACACCTTGTACAAGGGTTGGTGCTGAAGACCTTCGTCGATGGACGCACGGTGTTTGAGCACGATGCCTGA
- the plsY gene encoding glycerol-3-phosphate 1-O-acyltransferase PlsY — protein MPELGPLHLVALLGGYLIGSIPFGLVLTRLAGLGDIRDIGSGNIGATNVLRTGNKPLALATLLLDSGKGAAAALLLSSFDPLAGLIAGGGAILGHNFPVWLKFKGGKGVATTLGVLIAVAWPVGLGACATWLLAAAIFRYSSLSALIALAASPFYAWWMNAPDVAILAALLAILSIIRHHENISRLIKGEESKIGKKKA, from the coding sequence ATGCCTGAACTCGGTCCCCTGCACCTTGTGGCGCTACTCGGTGGATACCTGATCGGTTCTATCCCCTTCGGGCTGGTGTTGACGCGCCTAGCGGGGCTGGGTGATATCCGCGACATTGGTTCGGGCAACATCGGTGCCACCAATGTGCTTCGCACCGGCAACAAACCACTGGCGCTGGCAACGTTACTGCTCGATTCGGGCAAAGGGGCAGCGGCGGCATTGCTGCTGAGCAGCTTCGATCCGCTGGCCGGGTTGATTGCCGGTGGCGGCGCGATCCTGGGTCATAATTTTCCGGTCTGGCTGAAATTCAAAGGCGGCAAGGGTGTCGCCACCACCCTGGGTGTGCTCATCGCCGTCGCATGGCCGGTTGGGCTTGGCGCCTGCGCCACATGGTTGCTCGCTGCCGCGATCTTCCGTTATTCATCCTTATCGGCATTGATTGCACTTGCCGCCTCGCCCTTTTACGCCTGGTGGATGAATGCCCCTGATGTCGCCATCCTGGCCGCCCTGCTGGCCATCCTGTCAATCATCCGCCATCACGAAAACATTTCCCGGCTGATCAAGGGCGAAGAATCGAAGATTGGTAAAAAGAAAGCCTAA
- the dprA gene encoding DNA-protecting protein DprA — protein MSEKQRKQLSQSEKLDWLRLIRSENVGPITFFKLLERFDSARAALDALPDLARRGGKKTIKVAAKSVAEDEISSLEKLGAQLIGWSEPGYPNLLHHIEDAPPLISVIGHPHLLTKKAIAVVGARNASINGKKFAREIATDLGRGGYMVVSGLARGIDAEAHAGALESGTVGVVAGGVDIIYPKENAELYEALKDRGALVSEIAPGTRPQARHFPRRNRIISGIARGVVVIEAGAKSGSLITARMALEQGRDVFAVPGSPGDPRSHGGNRLIRQGAILVEKAENVFEALSGTGRPLAREPEAFDFERKLMPAPDEKDIAKARPVIEESLGLESVCVDEIIRNCQLSPAVVSMVLLEMELAGRLERHPGNKVSIILN, from the coding sequence ATGAGTGAAAAGCAACGGAAACAACTCTCGCAATCCGAAAAACTCGACTGGCTGCGTTTGATTCGTAGCGAGAATGTCGGGCCAATCACATTCTTTAAACTCCTGGAACGATTTGACAGTGCCCGCGCAGCCCTGGATGCGCTTCCTGACCTCGCTCGCCGCGGCGGTAAAAAAACAATCAAGGTTGCGGCCAAGTCGGTTGCGGAAGATGAAATCAGCTCTCTGGAAAAGCTCGGGGCGCAATTGATCGGCTGGAGCGAACCCGGCTATCCTAACCTTTTGCACCATATTGAAGACGCCCCGCCGCTAATCAGCGTCATTGGCCATCCACATTTACTGACCAAGAAGGCCATTGCCGTGGTCGGCGCCCGAAATGCCTCCATCAACGGCAAGAAATTCGCCCGCGAAATCGCCACTGACCTGGGCCGGGGCGGCTACATGGTGGTTTCAGGTCTGGCCCGGGGTATCGACGCGGAAGCCCACGCCGGAGCCTTGGAAAGCGGTACTGTCGGCGTCGTCGCCGGCGGTGTCGATATCATCTACCCAAAGGAAAATGCCGAACTTTATGAAGCCCTGAAGGATCGCGGTGCGCTGGTTTCGGAAATTGCCCCCGGCACCCGCCCACAGGCCCGTCACTTCCCCAGACGCAACAGAATCATATCAGGGATAGCCAGGGGTGTTGTTGTCATTGAAGCTGGGGCAAAATCCGGATCCCTGATCACCGCCCGCATGGCCTTAGAGCAAGGGCGCGATGTCTTTGCAGTTCCAGGCAGTCCCGGCGACCCCAGATCACACGGCGGCAACCGCCTGATCCGTCAGGGCGCCATTTTGGTCGAGAAGGCGGAAAATGTTTTCGAGGCCCTGAGCGGCACCGGTAGGCCCCTTGCCAGGGAGCCAGAAGCCTTTGATTTTGAAAGAAAACTCATGCCTGCACCCGACGAGAAAGACATTGCCAAAGCCCGCCCCGTGATAGAAGAAAGTCTTGGCTTGGAGTCCGTTTGTGTTGACGAAATCATCCGCAACTGCCAATTGTCCCCTGCCGTTGTGTCGATGGTGCTGCTGGAAATGGAACTGGCAGGCCGTCTTGAAAGACATCCCGGCAACAAGGTTTCAATCATTCTGAATTAA
- the ruvX gene encoding Holliday junction resolvase RuvX encodes MELSEMIKNLKSGSRLMGLDLGSKTVGLALSDTTRMIASPLETIKRSKFTADAQRLESLIDEHDVGGLILGLPVSMDGSEGPRCQSTRAFATNLLARRDMALSFWDERLSTVAVERVLIDQADMTRKRRAEVVDKVAAAYILQGAMDAMARTTGP; translated from the coding sequence ATGGAACTGAGCGAAATGATCAAAAACCTTAAATCCGGTAGCCGGTTGATGGGGCTCGATCTTGGCTCAAAGACCGTTGGCCTCGCTTTAAGCGATACCACCCGTATGATAGCTAGCCCCCTTGAGACCATCAAGCGCAGCAAGTTCACCGCTGACGCACAAAGGCTCGAATCCCTGATTGACGAGCATGACGTTGGTGGCCTGATCCTTGGCCTTCCGGTCAGCATGGACGGCAGTGAAGGGCCGCGTTGCCAATCGACGCGGGCTTTCGCCACCAACCTGCTGGCCCGCCGAGACATGGCGCTTTCTTTTTGGGATGAACGACTGTCGACAGTCGCCGTCGAACGGGTTCTGATCGATCAGGCAGACATGACCAGAAAGCGCCGCGCCGAAGTCGTCGACAAAGTCGCCGCCGCCTACATCCTGCAAGGGGCGATGGACGCCATGGCAAGGACGACCGGCCCATGA
- a CDS encoding MmcQ/YjbR family DNA-binding protein — translation MTYEEFNQYCQSLPQTTYVMQWGGSHVWKVGDKVFAIGGWENGKYPGVTFKVSEIAYEMLSDMPGLRPAPYLASRGMKWIQHFAEPGLSDDELKTYLAESYRLVSLNLTKKLQKQLGLNQD, via the coding sequence ATGACCTACGAAGAATTTAACCAATATTGTCAGTCGTTACCCCAAACCACATACGTTATGCAATGGGGCGGCTCGCATGTCTGGAAAGTCGGCGACAAGGTCTTTGCCATTGGCGGTTGGGAAAACGGCAAATATCCCGGCGTGACCTTCAAGGTTTCTGAAATAGCCTATGAGATGTTATCGGATATGCCGGGGCTTCGCCCGGCTCCGTATTTGGCTTCACGCGGAATGAAGTGGATACAGCATTTCGCAGAACCGGGACTTTCCGACGACGAACTGAAAACCTATCTGGCCGAATCCTACCGACTGGTTTCCCTGAATTTGACCAAGAAGCTGCAAAAACAGTTGGGCCTCAATCAGGATTAG
- a CDS encoding SH3 domain-containing protein: protein MIIAAVVLFAVTVMAGAGALAEDRTFLGLQVTKIEGTYLVTKGVNVRAGPKTGSKKLGTLKAGSKVTVVGRAKGGAGWMAINRDGKEYGFVYAPVMLPMIDGTLTEKVSGTVQIEEHAPCGYTFEFRGKNTVDGEDYVFSDYEISYRCNDKGRPFTILAPMFMTEVPYQLTHKAVFQISIDLMEIENGYDEIYSTTFHYLPEQKKITFAGVSIKKQGRSPKIKERAVNSIAEALSAAVEIAPDAWSAEVWEQLSKVLVEN, encoded by the coding sequence ATGATCATCGCCGCTGTTGTTCTGTTTGCCGTTACGGTGATGGCCGGCGCGGGGGCGCTGGCGGAAGACAGAACATTTCTTGGATTACAAGTAACAAAAATTGAAGGCACCTATCTGGTGACCAAGGGCGTCAATGTCCGCGCCGGGCCAAAAACCGGATCCAAGAAACTGGGGACGCTGAAGGCTGGCAGCAAAGTCACTGTCGTCGGTCGCGCCAAGGGTGGTGCCGGATGGATGGCGATCAATCGGGATGGTAAGGAATATGGCTTCGTCTATGCGCCAGTCATGCTGCCGATGATAGACGGGACATTGACGGAAAAAGTTTCGGGAACCGTGCAGATCGAGGAACACGCGCCGTGTGGTTACACCTTTGAATTTCGTGGTAAAAACACGGTCGATGGTGAGGATTATGTGTTTTCGGATTACGAAATTTCGTATCGCTGCAACGATAAAGGCCGGCCATTCACCATCCTGGCGCCGATGTTCATGACAGAAGTTCCCTATCAGTTGACGCACAAAGCGGTGTTTCAGATCAGCATTGATCTGATGGAGATTGAAAACGGTTACGACGAAATATATTCGACAACCTTCCATTATCTGCCGGAGCAGAAAAAGATCACTTTTGCCGGTGTGTCCATCAAGAAGCAGGGGCGCTCCCCCAAGATTAAGGAAAGGGCGGTTAATTCCATAGCCGAGGCTCTCAGCGCCGCCGTCGAAATTGCCCCCGATGCATGGAGTGCGGAGGTTTGGGAGCAGTTATCGAAGGTGCTGGTCGAAAATTAA
- a CDS encoding sulfotransferase has product MNNTTTDYRRTLIGLSQILDKKHFFIVGLTRPGTAWLQHAINAHPDALCKGEGHFTNALFPLLGKAFADYNKHMLDDQARLKAAGIGAANMAPSAAYSNNEVRFLMASAAALTMNRWVGDEDVSCIGEKTPEHAFNLAGLTEIFPDAHIVHVIRDGRDEAVSVYDYNVRVNPEGFSKRFPDFPAFAEFFAGNWTKAVGQARYFGRSHGENYMEIRSEDLYTEAAPDLERLCRFLNLDDSPETVAHLVEAGRAIAFPDGAIGQWQDRFDDKTAVSFNRQAGELLKLLDY; this is encoded by the coding sequence ATGAACAATACCACGACTGACTATCGACGCACATTGATCGGCCTGTCCCAAATTCTTGACAAGAAACATTTCTTTATTGTTGGGTTGACCCGCCCCGGTACGGCGTGGTTGCAACACGCCATCAACGCCCATCCCGACGCCCTGTGCAAGGGCGAGGGGCATTTTACCAACGCCCTGTTTCCGTTACTTGGCAAAGCCTTCGCCGACTACAACAAGCATATGCTCGATGATCAGGCGCGCCTGAAAGCCGCCGGGATCGGGGCCGCCAACATGGCCCCGTCAGCAGCCTATTCAAATAACGAGGTGCGCTTCCTGATGGCCAGTGCCGCAGCCCTGACCATGAACCGCTGGGTGGGTGATGAGGATGTTTCGTGCATTGGCGAGAAGACGCCAGAGCACGCCTTTAATCTGGCTGGCCTGACCGAAATTTTCCCTGATGCTCATATCGTCCACGTCATTCGCGATGGTCGCGACGAGGCAGTGTCGGTTTACGATTATAACGTCCGGGTCAATCCGGAAGGTTTCTCAAAGCGATTTCCCGACTTTCCAGCCTTCGCTGAATTCTTTGCCGGAAACTGGACCAAGGCCGTCGGTCAGGCCCGCTATTTCGGGCGCAGCCATGGCGAAAATTATATGGAAATCCGCAGCGAGGATTTGTACACGGAAGCCGCGCCCGATTTAGAGCGTCTGTGCCGGTTCTTAAATCTAGACGACAGTCCGGAAACTGTTGCCCATCTTGTCGAGGCGGGTCGCGCGATCGCCTTTCCAGATGGCGCAATCGGCCAGTGGCAGGATCGTTTTGACGATAAGACGGCTGTTTCCTTCAACCGGCAGGCAGGCGAACTGCTGAAACTTCTCGATTACTAA
- a CDS encoding aspartate carbamoyltransferase catalytic subunit: MSEIALDKIRFPHSHLLGIEGLSPDVISLLLDRAESYVEHNRQADKNLSVLSGRTIINLFFEDSTRTRTSFELAGKQLGGNVINMSVATSSVKKGETLIDTAMTLNAMHPDVLVVRHNDSGAVKLLSEKVNCAVINAGDGRHEHPTQALLDALTIRRRKGKISGLRVAICGDIAHSRVARSNIHLLNAMGAEVRLIAPKTLIPSGIKGLGVEIFNDMNSGLKGCDIVMMLRLQTERMGGGFFPSVREYFHFFGLDYKKLGNAKEDALIMHPGPMNRGVEIASEVADDLGRSAIREQVEMGVAVRMACLELLSANLDKGKKS; the protein is encoded by the coding sequence ATGAGCGAAATAGCGCTGGATAAAATCCGTTTTCCGCATAGCCATCTTCTTGGCATAGAAGGGCTTTCACCGGACGTTATTTCGCTTCTTCTGGACCGCGCTGAAAGTTACGTCGAACACAATCGACAGGCTGACAAGAATTTGTCAGTGCTCAGCGGCCGTACCATCATCAATCTGTTCTTTGAAGATTCGACCCGCACCCGAACTTCCTTTGAACTCGCCGGCAAACAGCTGGGCGGCAATGTCATTAACATGTCGGTTGCCACCAGTTCGGTCAAAAAGGGTGAAACCCTGATTGACACGGCGATGACCCTAAACGCCATGCACCCCGATGTGCTTGTTGTCCGCCACAACGATTCAGGGGCCGTTAAGTTGCTGTCGGAGAAAGTGAACTGCGCTGTTATCAACGCCGGTGACGGCCGCCACGAACACCCGACCCAGGCTCTGCTCGACGCCCTGACCATTCGCCGCCGCAAGGGGAAAATTTCGGGCCTCAGGGTCGCCATTTGCGGCGACATCGCCCATTCCCGGGTAGCCCGCTCCAACATTCATCTACTAAACGCCATGGGCGCGGAAGTCAGGTTGATTGCCCCAAAAACCCTGATCCCTTCGGGTATCAAAGGACTGGGTGTGGAAATTTTCAACGATATGAACAGCGGCCTGAAGGGCTGCGACATTGTTATGATGCTGCGCCTGCAAACCGAACGCATGGGCGGCGGCTTCTTCCCGTCGGTCAGGGAATATTTCCATTTCTTCGGGCTCGACTACAAAAAGCTGGGCAACGCCAAGGAAGACGCGCTGATCATGCATCCGGGGCCTATGAACCGCGGTGTCGAAATCGCTTCGGAAGTGGCTGATGATCTTGGCCGTTCGGCGATCCGCGAACAGGTTGAAATGGGAGTCGCCGTGCGCATGGCCTGCCTGGAACTGTTAAGCGCCAACCTGGACAAGGGGAAAAAATCGTGA